Below is a window of Phenylobacterium koreense DNA.
CAAGTCCGCACGCCGACGACAAGGCGCGTATCTTCAACGTCTTCGCCGGCGGCCCGGCTGAATTTTGCGGTCTCGCCGAGGCGTCGCTCGTAGGAAACGCCGACATAGGGGGCGAACTCCCGGCGGAACTCGTAACGCAGCCGCAGCGCCAGTTCGGCGTCGGTGAAGCCGGCGCCCAGGCCCAGCTCCGGAACATCCTGGGCCGCGAGGTTCAGCTCGGCCTGGGACTGCAGGATCAGGAGTTGGGTGAGGCGCAGGTCGTAGGAGCCCTCCAGGCGGGCGCTGACGTCGCCCTTCTCCGAGAGGAAGGCCGCGCCCTCGACATCGAACCAGTAGGGCGCAAGGCCTTCGAAGCCCACGACCCCATAGGTTCGCGTGGGGCCCGGCTCGAAGTCGTGACGTAGGCCGGCCTGAAGCTGGAAATAGGGGCTGACGGCGCGGGAATAGAGCAATTGGAGCTCGGCCGCATGCACGTCGCCGCCGATGGCGACGTCCCCCTCCGACTTCACGACAAGCCGGTTGATGTCGCCGCCGTACCAGGCCTCGCCCTTCCAGGCGAAATCGTCGTCGCCGCCGGACGGACGAATCTCCGCCTGATCCAGCATCACCTTCCAGGCGGTCCCGCCGCCGTGCTCTCGGGCAAGCTGGGCGCGGGCGGCGGCCATTTCCTCGGGCGAATAGAAGCGCTCGGCGGCGTGGTCTCGCGCCAGCTCCGGCGGCGGCGCCGCAGGGGTGTCGGACGGCCAGGCCGGCTGGACGTGTCCGGCATGGGTCTCCGCCGGGACGTTCGCCGGCGGCTGGTGACCGGCGTGAGGGTCCTGCGCCGCGGCGGCGGACGCGATCGCGAGAGGCAGAAGCGCGAGCAGGAGTCTCATGCCCCGGCCCCTTCCAGCGGGCGGATGGTGACCACGTTAAACATGCCCGCGTGCATGTGGTAGAGCAGGTGGCAGTGGAAGGCCCAGTCGCCAGGATCGCTCGCCGTCAGGTCGAAGGCGACGCGACCGCCAGGCAGCACATTGACCGTGTGCTTGCGCGGATGGCGGCCGGGATTGCCGGTCACGACCTCGAAGAAATGACCGTGCAGATGGATCGGGTGGGCCATCATCGAGTCGTTGACCAGGGTCACCCGGACACGCTCGTCGAGCCGGAACGGGATCGGGTCCTTCAGGTGGCTGAAGCCGACGCCGTCGAAAGCCCACATGAACCGCTCCATGTTGCCGGTCAGGTGGATCTCCATCTCCCGCGACGGCGGCCGCGGGTCCGGATTGGGCTCCAGGGCGACGAGGTCGGTGTAGACCAGCACCTTGTGACCGACATTCTCCAGCCCCTGCCCCGGGTCGCCCGTCCGGTCGGCCGGCATGGGCGAGATCATCTGGACGCCCGGCCCCAGGGTGACCTGGGGCGCGTTTCGCGGGTCGCGCATGGACATGGCGCTGTGGTCCATAGCCATGCCCTCCATCCCCGTCATCGCCGAGTGGTCCACGCCCATGTCGCGCATGTTGAGCAGCGGCCGCTCGCGCAGGGGCGGAACCTCGGCGGTCATGCCCGCCCGCGGCGCCAGGGTGGCGCGGCCCGTGCCTGAACGATCGGCGGCCTCGGCCACCAGGGTGTAGGCGCGGTCCTGCGGCTGGACGATCACGTCATAGGTCTCGGCGGGCGAGATCTGGAACTCCTCGACCTCGACGGGCCGGACATTCTGACCGTCGGCCTGGACGACGCTGAGCTTCAGGCCCGGGATGCGGACGTTGAAGATCGTCATGGCCCCCGCGTTGATGATCCGCAGGCGTACGCGCTCGCCGGGCTCGAAGAGGCCGGTCCAGTTGTCCTGCGGGCCGTGGCCGTTGACCAGATACGCGTAGGTCGCGCCGGTGACGTCGAGGATATCGGTCGGATCCATGCGCATGGCCGACCATTCCTTGCGCTCGACGAAGGACTGGTCCTTGCCCGCGAGCAGGCCGGCGACCGTCTGCTTCTGGCGATTGAAGTAGCCCGACTGGGCCTTCATCTTCCG
It encodes the following:
- a CDS encoding copper resistance protein B, translating into MRLLLALLPLAIASAAAAQDPHAGHQPPANVPAETHAGHVQPAWPSDTPAAPPPELARDHAAERFYSPEEMAAARAQLAREHGGGTAWKVMLDQAEIRPSGGDDDFAWKGEAWYGGDINRLVVKSEGDVAIGGDVHAAELQLLYSRAVSPYFQLQAGLRHDFEPGPTRTYGVVGFEGLAPYWFDVEGAAFLSEKGDVSARLEGSYDLRLTQLLILQSQAELNLAAQDVPELGLGAGFTDAELALRLRYEFRREFAPYVGVSYERRLGETAKFSRAAGEDVEDTRLVVGVRTWF
- a CDS encoding copper resistance system multicopper oxidase, which encodes MSALGGAGALNALLPGWAQSGTPGRPADLPTVSGPDIALSVGHTAFKVDGRAAHAVSVNGTVPGPLVRLTEGQTARISVTNALQEDTSIHWHGLLVPFQMDGVPGVSFPGIKPGETFTYEFKVRQAGTYWYHSHSGLQEQLGHYGPIVIEPAAADPVAFDREHVVMLSDYSFMHPHEIFRKMKAQSGYFNRQKQTVAGLLAGKDQSFVERKEWSAMRMDPTDILDVTGATYAYLVNGHGPQDNWTGLFEPGERVRLRIINAGAMTIFNVRIPGLKLSVVQADGQNVRPVEVEEFQISPAETYDVIVQPQDRAYTLVAEAADRSGTGRATLAPRAGMTAEVPPLRERPLLNMRDMGVDHSAMTGMEGMAMDHSAMSMRDPRNAPQVTLGPGVQMISPMPADRTGDPGQGLENVGHKVLVYTDLVALEPNPDPRPPSREMEIHLTGNMERFMWAFDGVGFSHLKDPIPFRLDERVRVTLVNDSMMAHPIHLHGHFFEVVTGNPGRHPRKHTVNVLPGGRVAFDLTASDPGDWAFHCHLLYHMHAGMFNVVTIRPLEGAGA